A genomic stretch from Setaria italica strain Yugu1 chromosome VII, Setaria_italica_v2.0, whole genome shotgun sequence includes:
- the LOC101756306 gene encoding uncharacterized protein LOC101756306: MSRGSGSGVRSARLELQLNLSPPAAVGMEVGQDDSDSSSPSSCVSSDGRSSSGGSPGSKSPMVIGACTRCLMYCMVAKKDYPTCINCKQPCLVDLLHGEAGGGGGKRK, translated from the coding sequence ATGAGCCGGGGCAGCGGTAGCGGGGTGAGGAGCGCGAGGCTGGAGCTGCAGCTGAACCtgtccccgccggcggccgtgggGATGGAGGTCGGGCAGGACGACAGTGACTCGTCGTCTCCGAGCTCGTGCGTGTCGTCGGACGGGCGGAGCTCGAGCGGCGGCAGCCCCGGGAGCAAGTCCCCCATGGTGATCGGCGCCTGCACCCGCTGCCTCATGTACTGCATGGTGGCCAAGAAGGACTACCCGACCTGCATCAACTGCAAGCAGCCCTGCCTCGTGGACCTCCTgcacggcgaggccggcggtggcggcggcaagcgCAAGTGA
- the LOC101755899 gene encoding transcription repressor OFP13-like, producing MGKKGLASIFSRLIVDSTPSSSPAAGAATPPWPWPPCGTNPQTGSFRAGAGGEEPCCTTSAAAGASRGGAPATAGNNKLMARGASPGEMYKTVNSVYLDDPAADVDFFSLAGDEVEEGDELLDDVDSFSTTTASEEWSEAVIRSLGRTSTDRFFFDPGPLPASNSILATAAPSPAEAKTETKTKTVTTPPDTDDDVDDAKPCAPSSKSLAEGSVAVAVDSGDPYGDFRASMEEMVSAHGLRDWAALEELLAWYLRINGKQHHHLIVGAFVDLLLGLASSSPSDTAAETSTTSSSSSGSRCTTSTSTSTAATTTSAAGDATTASATTLTTAAAAVEQCGGGNEAAACCSSSSSSCAAGPDVQDDVADEEEEEKAIE from the coding sequence ATGGGCAAGAAAGGCCTGGCCTCCATCTTCTCCAGACTCATCGTCGACTCCACCCCCTCCTcatcccccgccgccggcgcggcaaccccgccgtggccgtggccccCTTGCGGGACCAACCCGCAGACCGGCTCcttccgcgccggcgccggcggcgaggagccctGCTGCACGACGTCGGCAGCAGCCGGTGCAAGCCGGGGCGGCGCCCCTGCTACGGCCGGGAACAATAAGCTGATGGCCCGCGGGGCGTCGCCCGGCGAAATGTACAAGACGGTCAACTCGGTCTACTTGGACGACCCCGCCGCGGACGTCGACTTCTtctccctcgccggcgacgaggtggaggagggcgaTGAGCTGCTGGACGACGTCGACAGCTTCTCGACCACCACCGCGTCCGAGGAGTGGTCGGAGGCCGTGATCCGCAGCCTCGGGCGCACGTCCACCGACCGCTTCTTCTTCGACCCGGGCCCGTTGCCGGCGTCCAACTCCATCCTCGCGACGGCCGCCCCATCCCCGGCGGAGGCGAAGAcagagacgaagacgaagacggTGACGACGCCGCCCGACACagacgacgacgtcgacgacgcGAAGCCGTGCGCGCCGTCGTCGAAGTCGCTGGCGGAGGGcagcgtggcggtggcggtggactCGGGCGACCCGTACGGCGACTTCCGCGCGTCCATGGAGGAGATGGTGTCCGCGCACGGGCTCCGCGACtgggcggcgctggaggagcTCCTGGCCTGGTACCTCCGGATCAACGGcaagcagcaccaccacctcaTCGTGGGCGCCTTCGTGGACCTGCTCCTCGGCCTCGCGTCGTCCTCCCCCTCCGACACCGCCGCCGAGACGAGCacgaccagcagcagcagcagtggcagCCGCTGCACCACcagcacgagcacgagcacgGCGGCCACTACCACCAGTGCCGCTGGCGACGCGACCACCGCTTCTGCTACAACTTTGACGACCGCAGCAGCTGCGGTGGAGCAATGCGGCGGAGGAAACGAAGCCGCCGCATGttgctcctcgtcgtcgtcctcgtgcGCCGCCGGGCCCGACGTCCAGGACGACGTggcggatgaggaggaggaggagaaggcgatcGAGTAG